A part of Actinomycetota bacterium genomic DNA contains:
- a CDS encoding YebC/PmpR family DNA-binding transcriptional regulator, with the protein MSGHSKWSTIKHKKAAEDAKRGQLFSKLSRAIIVAAREGGGNPETNIALANAIEKAKSYSMPKENIERAIKRGTGEGTAEEFEKITYEGYGANGVAIMVDVMTDNRNRAASDIRRIFSRTGGSLGTTGCVAWMFEKKGNIIVNKDSGVDEDALLETALEAGAEDMNTEDDHYEIITDPESFRGVVEALEKAGVEIASAQVTMLPKTTVKLDKEAAKKVLKLVDALEDYEDVQEVYANFDIPDDILAEIAEE; encoded by the coding sequence ATGTCCGGACATTCCAAGTGGTCGACCATCAAACATAAGAAGGCGGCGGAGGACGCCAAGCGGGGGCAGCTCTTCAGCAAGCTCTCGCGGGCCATCATCGTGGCCGCCCGGGAGGGGGGAGGGAACCCCGAGACCAACATCGCCCTGGCCAACGCCATCGAGAAGGCCAAGAGCTACTCCATGCCCAAGGAGAACATAGAGCGAGCCATCAAGCGGGGGACCGGGGAGGGGACCGCGGAGGAGTTCGAGAAGATAACCTACGAGGGCTACGGCGCCAACGGTGTGGCCATAATGGTGGACGTGATGACCGACAACCGCAACCGCGCGGCCTCGGACATCCGCCGCATCTTCAGCCGCACCGGGGGGAGCTTGGGGACCACCGGCTGCGTGGCCTGGATGTTCGAGAAGAAGGGGAACATCATCGTCAACAAGGATAGCGGCGTGGACGAGGACGCCCTCCTGGAGACCGCCCTGGAGGCGGGAGCCGAGGACATGAACACCGAGGACGACCACTACGAGATCATCACCGACCCCGAATCCTTCCGGGGGGTGGTGGAGGCGCTGGAGAAAGCGGGAGTGGAGATAGCCTCCGCCCAGGTGACCATGCTCCCCAAGACCACGGTCAAACTGGACAAGGAGGCGGCCAAGAAGGTCCTCAAGCTGGTGGACGCCCTGGAGGATTACGAGGACGTGCAGGAGGTCTACGCCAACTTCGACATCCCGGACGACATCCTGGCGGAAATAGCCGAGGAATAG
- the yajC gene encoding preprotein translocase subunit YajC: MNVWYASIPLAAQEGSTGWISILFIVGLIVLFYFMLIRPQQKRMRQQMELMKSLRVGDEVMTSAGIYGTISEVEEDTVLLEVAEDVDIRVAKSAIVKIFTPHEQEEAEEGLSGEEEADKRAEDED; the protein is encoded by the coding sequence ATGAACGTCTGGTACGCGTCCATCCCCCTGGCGGCGCAGGAAGGTTCGACGGGTTGGATCTCCATCCTCTTTATCGTCGGCCTGATCGTGCTCTTCTATTTCATGCTCATCCGTCCCCAGCAGAAGCGCATGCGGCAGCAGATGGAGCTCATGAAGAGCCTTCGAGTGGGGGACGAGGTGATGACCTCGGCGGGAATCTACGGGACCATCAGCGAGGTGGAGGAGGATACCGTCCTCCTGGAGGTGGCCGAGGACGTGGATATCCGGGTGGCCAAGAGCGCCATCGTCAAGATCTTCACCCCTCACGAGCAGGAGGAGGCGGAAGAAGGATTGTCCGGCGAGGAGGAGGCGGACAAGCGGGCGGAGGACGAGGATTAG
- the ruvC gene encoding crossover junction endodeoxyribonuclease RuvC yields the protein MIIMGIDPGLTSTGYGVIEKRGNTLRALGFGAITTSSRDDLSARLDEIYRRVKELIAEYRPDLVVIEELFFNANARSAMVVGEARGGIILAAAHCGVAVEEYTPLQVKQALVGHGRAEKRQVEYMVRSLLRLEEEVGSSHASDALALAICHAHREKLEKHVERLAGEGRGGKRGKADWK from the coding sequence ATGATCATCATGGGCATCGACCCCGGTCTCACCTCCACCGGGTACGGGGTCATCGAGAAGAGGGGAAATACCCTTCGGGCCCTGGGCTTCGGGGCCATAACCACTTCCTCCCGGGACGACCTGTCCGCCCGCCTGGACGAGATCTACCGCCGGGTCAAGGAGCTCATAGCGGAGTACCGGCCGGACCTGGTGGTCATCGAGGAGCTGTTCTTCAACGCCAACGCCCGCAGCGCCATGGTAGTGGGTGAAGCCCGGGGAGGTATCATCCTGGCCGCCGCCCACTGCGGGGTGGCGGTGGAGGAATATACCCCCCTGCAGGTGAAACAGGCCCTGGTAGGGCACGGGAGGGCGGAGAAGCGGCAGGTGGAGTACATGGTCAGGTCCCTCCTCCGCCTGGAGGAGGAAGTGGGTTCCTCCCATGCCAGCGACGCCCTGGCCCTGGCCATCTGCCACGCCCACCGCGAGAAGCTCGAAAAGCACGTGGAAAGGCTCGCCGGTGAGGGGAGGGGCGGGAAGCGAGGCAAGGCGGACTGGAAATAA
- the pdxT gene encoding pyridoxal 5'-phosphate synthase glutaminase subunit PdxT, whose protein sequence is MKKPTLGVLALQGAVREHLQMIERCGARGIPVKYPPELHLCQGLIIPGGESTTMGRLMTTYGFLEEIRSLAAEGMPIYGTCAGMIMMARRLVEGDQPLLGLMDITVRRNAYGRQVDSFETDIMIRDIQEPERPFRAVFIRAPWIESVGPAVRVLGEFEGRAVLAVQDRMVVSAFHPELTGDDRIHRYFLRLVEEKVAG, encoded by the coding sequence ATGAAGAAACCGACCTTGGGCGTTCTGGCCCTCCAGGGCGCGGTACGCGAACATCTCCAGATGATCGAAAGGTGCGGAGCTCGAGGGATCCCGGTGAAATATCCCCCCGAGCTCCACCTGTGCCAGGGCCTGATCATCCCCGGGGGGGAGAGCACCACCATGGGCAGGCTGATGACCACCTACGGTTTCCTGGAGGAGATAAGGTCCCTGGCCGCGGAGGGCATGCCCATCTACGGGACCTGCGCGGGCATGATCATGATGGCCCGGCGGCTGGTGGAGGGCGACCAGCCCCTTCTGGGACTCATGGACATCACCGTGCGGCGCAACGCTTACGGGAGGCAGGTGGACAGCTTCGAGACGGATATCATGATCCGCGATATCCAGGAGCCGGAGCGGCCCTTCCGTGCCGTTTTTATCCGCGCCCCGTGGATCGAGTCCGTGGGTCCCGCGGTGAGGGTGCTGGGCGAGTTCGAAGGGCGGGCGGTGCTCGCCGTTCAGGACCGCATGGTGGTTTCCGCCTTCCACCCCGAGCTGACCGGGGACGACAGGATACACCGCTATTTCCTGCGGCTGGTGGAGGAGAAAGTAGCGGGTTGA
- the ruvB gene encoding Holliday junction branch migration DNA helicase RuvB, whose product MAYNGDDRKDAAPSEERLLDPEPREDERELDLTLRPRWISEFVGQDRIREHLEIFIRAARERNEPLDHVLLSGPPGLGKTTLAGIIANEMGVSFRQTSGPALERAGDLASILTNLEPGDVLFIDEIHRLNRAVEEVLYPAMEDFQLDIVIGRGPAARSIRLDLPPFTLVGATTRAGLLTSPLRDRFGVQCRLDYYGVEELKAIVLRSARILEVEIDEEGAYELARRSRGTPRIANRLLRRVRDYAQVRAGGSITYEVSRRALALFEVDEMGLDKVDKLILTTIIEKFNGGPVGVNTLAVSVGEEIDTLEEVYEPYLMQIGFMQRTPRGRVATEHAYRHLGLDSRRGETLF is encoded by the coding sequence GTGGCTTACAACGGCGACGATAGGAAGGACGCGGCTCCGAGTGAGGAGCGTCTTCTGGATCCGGAACCCCGGGAGGACGAGCGGGAGCTGGACCTCACCCTGCGTCCGCGTTGGATAAGCGAGTTTGTAGGACAGGACCGCATACGCGAACACCTGGAAATCTTCATTCGGGCCGCCCGAGAGAGGAATGAGCCCCTGGACCATGTGCTCCTCTCTGGCCCGCCGGGACTGGGAAAGACCACCCTGGCCGGGATCATCGCCAACGAGATGGGGGTCTCCTTCCGCCAGACCTCCGGCCCGGCGCTGGAGCGTGCCGGGGACCTGGCCTCCATACTCACCAACCTGGAGCCCGGGGACGTGCTCTTCATCGACGAGATACACCGCCTCAACCGCGCCGTGGAGGAGGTCCTCTACCCAGCCATGGAGGACTTCCAGCTGGACATCGTCATAGGCAGGGGACCGGCGGCGCGCTCCATACGCCTGGACCTTCCACCCTTCACCCTGGTGGGGGCCACCACGCGGGCCGGACTGCTCACCTCCCCCCTTCGCGACCGCTTCGGGGTGCAGTGCCGCCTGGACTATTACGGCGTGGAGGAGCTGAAGGCCATCGTCCTGCGCTCGGCGCGCATCCTGGAGGTGGAGATCGACGAGGAGGGGGCCTATGAGCTGGCCCGTCGCTCCCGGGGGACCCCCCGCATCGCCAACCGCCTCCTGCGCCGGGTGCGGGATTACGCGCAGGTACGGGCGGGGGGAAGCATCACCTACGAGGTGAGCCGGCGCGCCCTGGCCCTCTTTGAGGTGGACGAGATGGGCCTGGACAAGGTGGACAAGCTCATCCTCACCACCATCATCGAGAAGTTCAACGGCGGGCCTGTGGGGGTGAACACCCTGGCCGTCTCCGTAGGCGAGGAGATCGACACCCTCGAGGAGGTCTACGAGCCCTATCTCATGCAGATAGGTTTCATGCAGCGCACGCCCCGGGGACGGGTGGCCACCGAGCACGCCTACCGCCACCTGGGGCTGGATTCCCGGCGCGGCGAGACCCTGTTCTGA
- the queA gene encoding tRNA preQ1(34) S-adenosylmethionine ribosyltransferase-isomerase QueA, producing the protein MRVDLFDYHLPEELIAQEPLEDREASRMLVVDCESRAIEHRVFRDLPTLVEEGDCMVFNESRVRRARLRGVKEGNGGRAELLLLRSAEDGAWEALARPFRRLREGSRISFGSGKLLAEVVERKGEGLVRVRLETSHPGGVEEAVERLGEVPLPPYIRARLEDPERYQTVFARRIGSAAAPTAGLHFAPATLDALRSRGVRLAFLRLDVSLDTFRPLACREVEEHRMHSEEVEVGEEVCRQVGAARREGKKVIAVGTTVARALESAALSGELQPFRGMTDLYIYPGYRFRVVDCLLTNFHLPRSSLLVMVSAFAGRKLVLEAYRRAVERGYRFLSFGDVCYFHYPHGWRPPGD; encoded by the coding sequence ATGCGCGTGGATCTTTTCGACTACCATCTGCCGGAGGAGCTCATCGCCCAGGAACCGCTGGAGGACCGCGAGGCCTCGCGGATGCTGGTGGTGGATTGTGAATCGAGGGCCATAGAGCATAGGGTCTTCCGCGACCTTCCCACCCTGGTGGAGGAAGGGGACTGCATGGTCTTCAACGAGAGCCGGGTGCGGCGAGCGCGCTTGAGGGGCGTCAAGGAGGGGAACGGCGGGCGGGCAGAGCTCCTCCTGCTGCGCTCCGCGGAGGACGGTGCCTGGGAGGCCCTGGCCCGGCCCTTCCGGCGTTTGCGGGAAGGAAGCAGGATATCCTTCGGCTCCGGAAAGCTCCTGGCCGAGGTGGTGGAGAGAAAGGGCGAGGGCTTGGTGCGGGTGAGGCTGGAGACCAGCCACCCCGGGGGTGTGGAGGAGGCGGTGGAGCGGCTGGGAGAGGTCCCCCTGCCCCCCTACATCCGGGCCCGCTTGGAGGATCCCGAGAGGTACCAGACCGTGTTCGCCCGCCGCATTGGTTCGGCTGCCGCGCCCACGGCGGGGCTCCATTTCGCCCCCGCTACCCTGGATGCCCTCCGCTCCCGGGGGGTGCGCCTGGCCTTCCTCCGCCTGGACGTGAGCCTGGACACGTTCCGGCCCCTGGCCTGCCGGGAAGTGGAGGAGCATCGCATGCATAGCGAGGAAGTGGAGGTTGGGGAGGAGGTATGCCGACAGGTCGGCGCCGCGCGGCGGGAGGGGAAGAAAGTCATCGCCGTGGGGACCACGGTGGCCAGGGCGCTGGAGAGCGCCGCCCTCTCGGGGGAGCTACAGCCTTTCCGGGGCATGACCGATCTTTACATCTATCCCGGATACCGTTTCCGGGTGGTGGACTGCCTGCTCACCAACTTCCATCTCCCCCGCTCCAGCCTGCTGGTCATGGTCAGCGCCTTCGCCGGGCGAAAGCTGGTGCTGGAGGCCTACCGCCGGGCGGTGGAACGGGGCTACCGTTTCCTCAGCTTCGGCGACGTTTGTTACTTCCACTATCCCCACGGGTGGCGTCCACCCGGCGATTGA
- the secF gene encoding protein translocase subunit SecF, translated as MFIRGREIKYNLVGGKAFSPPNVYWIGFSTALIVISVAALAVLGINLGIEFKGGYLVKMRLQKPADVGEVRGILAGTGTPGLEKSIVQAAEDNRVLILRMPYIEDSQARQQAIESINLELDRIYGIDEVLQEEQVGSEWGREVSQKAIIALAVFLAVILVYITLRLEFKMAVTAIVALIHDTLITVGIYALTRRQVTPVTVIAFLTILGYSLYDTIVVFDRVEENTNLLARSGRMTFSGIVNESVNQTLMRSIGTTLTTLLPIITILVFGGETLKDFAFALFLGVLLGGYSSTFIASPLLAMWKEREPRYAAVRERVDVKGAREAILITRPAATRSGEEPAPPPREAEAKPEAAGARSREGTNAQARKPAPAKGGSGQRKKATTKGPSGGKKKKKKKK; from the coding sequence ATGTTCATCCGGGGCAGGGAGATAAAGTACAACCTGGTCGGTGGGAAGGCCTTCTCTCCTCCCAATGTCTACTGGATCGGATTCTCCACCGCGCTCATCGTCATCTCGGTGGCGGCCCTGGCCGTCCTGGGGATCAACCTGGGCATCGAGTTCAAGGGCGGCTACCTGGTGAAGATGCGCCTCCAGAAGCCCGCCGACGTGGGCGAGGTGCGCGGCATACTGGCGGGGACGGGGACCCCGGGCCTGGAGAAGTCCATCGTGCAGGCCGCGGAAGACAACCGGGTGCTCATCCTGCGCATGCCCTACATCGAGGATTCACAGGCCCGCCAGCAAGCCATCGAATCCATCAACTTGGAGCTGGACCGCATCTACGGCATTGATGAGGTTCTCCAGGAGGAGCAGGTGGGCTCGGAATGGGGGCGCGAGGTGAGCCAAAAGGCCATCATCGCCCTGGCAGTCTTTTTGGCCGTCATCCTGGTGTACATAACTCTCCGTTTGGAGTTCAAGATGGCGGTGACGGCCATTGTCGCCCTCATCCACGATACCCTCATCACCGTGGGGATCTACGCCCTGACCCGCCGCCAGGTGACGCCGGTCACGGTTATCGCCTTTCTGACCATTCTCGGCTACTCCCTCTACGACACTATCGTGGTCTTCGACCGTGTGGAAGAAAATACCAATCTGCTGGCGCGCAGCGGAAGGATGACCTTCTCGGGCATTGTCAACGAGAGCGTCAACCAGACGCTCATGCGTTCCATCGGCACCACCCTGACCACCCTGCTGCCCATCATTACCATCCTGGTCTTCGGAGGGGAGACGCTCAAGGATTTCGCCTTCGCCCTCTTCCTGGGCGTCCTGCTGGGAGGGTATTCCTCCACCTTCATCGCCAGCCCTCTCCTGGCCATGTGGAAGGAGAGAGAACCCCGCTACGCGGCGGTGCGGGAAAGGGTGGACGTCAAGGGGGCCCGGGAAGCCATCCTTATCACCAGGCCCGCGGCGACGCGTTCCGGGGAAGAACCCGCTCCCCCGCCCCGGGAAGCGGAGGCCAAGCCCGAGGCGGCAGGAGCCCGGTCCAGGGAAGGCACGAACGCGCAGGCGCGGAAGCCAGCCCCGGCCAAGGGAGGCAGCGGCCAGCGCAAGAAGGCCACCACCAAGGGCCCCTCGGGCGGTAAAAAGAAAAAAAAGAAGAAGAAATAG
- the tgt gene encoding tRNA guanosine(34) transglycosylase Tgt, producing METSLRFEILKRDPHTMARLGKLTTPRGEVLTPAFLPVGTRGAVKSMAPWEVADIGYRMILANTYHLYLRPGVEVIKEAGGLHAFMGWEGPILTDSGGFQVFSLSPTLRVEEDGVRFRSVYDGSEHFLTPETAVRVQEDLGSDVAMILDHCVAYPASREEVERSVETTLRWAERSLEAHTRGEQALFGIVQGGAYPDLRARSAELTAGLDFPGYGIGGLSVGEPREEMLRCLEVQSAILPEDRPRHLLGIGDPEGLLESVALGMDLFDCVLPTRMARTGLAFTREGKLNLRHACYAHDPRPLEEGCACPACTNFTRAYLRHLHRVNEMLAHRMLTWHNLAFMQRLLLDCRRAIEAGRMLELIREWKGWSERQPS from the coding sequence ATGGAAACCTCCTTGCGGTTCGAGATCCTGAAGCGGGACCCCCATACCATGGCCCGCCTGGGAAAGCTTACCACCCCCCGGGGCGAGGTGCTCACCCCCGCCTTTCTGCCCGTGGGGACCAGGGGGGCGGTGAAGTCCATGGCCCCCTGGGAGGTGGCGGATATCGGCTACCGCATGATACTGGCCAACACCTATCATCTCTATCTCCGTCCCGGGGTGGAGGTGATCAAGGAGGCGGGCGGCCTGCATGCCTTCATGGGATGGGAGGGACCAATCCTCACCGACAGCGGGGGCTTCCAGGTCTTCTCCCTGTCGCCCACCCTGAGGGTAGAGGAGGACGGGGTACGTTTCCGCTCCGTGTACGACGGCAGCGAGCACTTCCTGACCCCGGAGACGGCGGTGCGTGTACAGGAGGACCTGGGCTCGGACGTGGCCATGATCCTGGATCATTGCGTGGCCTATCCCGCTTCCCGGGAGGAGGTGGAAAGGTCGGTGGAGACCACCCTGCGCTGGGCGGAGAGGTCCCTCGAGGCCCACACCCGCGGCGAACAGGCCCTTTTCGGTATCGTGCAGGGGGGCGCCTACCCGGACCTCCGGGCGCGTAGCGCGGAGTTGACCGCCGGGCTGGACTTCCCTGGGTACGGCATCGGGGGCCTGTCGGTGGGGGAACCCAGGGAGGAGATGCTCCGCTGCCTGGAGGTGCAGTCGGCCATCCTTCCCGAGGACCGGCCACGCCACCTCCTGGGCATTGGCGACCCGGAGGGGCTCCTGGAGTCCGTGGCCCTGGGCATGGACCTCTTCGACTGCGTGCTCCCCACCCGCATGGCTCGCACCGGGTTGGCCTTCACCCGGGAGGGAAAGCTCAACCTGCGCCATGCCTGTTATGCACATGACCCCCGCCCCCTCGAGGAGGGCTGCGCCTGTCCGGCCTGCACCAACTTCACCCGCGCCTACCTCCGCCACCTGCACCGGGTGAACGAGATGCTGGCCCACCGCATGCTCACCTGGCACAACCTGGCGTTCATGCAGCGGCTGCTCCTCGATTGCAGGCGGGCGATAGAGGCTGGTAGAATGTTGGAGTTAATCCGGGAATGGAAGGGCTGGAGCGAGAGGCAGCCGTCGTGA
- the ruvA gene encoding Holliday junction branch migration protein RuvA, whose protein sequence is MIDFVEGVLVEKAEDHAVVGVGGIGLTMYVSANTLKALPPAGKKVRLYGHLYVKEEVLQLFGFRDRRERQIFLHLLGVTGIGPRAAMALLSAYDPDTLVRLVATGDLEALTAVPGVGKKSGQRIILELKDKLAPLAGDLATVVAGPEGGDLLREARDALKGLGYTAAEAGRALEGYRSDNPRLEDMIKYALRRLGGQES, encoded by the coding sequence ATGATCGATTTCGTGGAGGGAGTCCTGGTGGAGAAGGCGGAGGACCACGCCGTGGTGGGCGTGGGGGGGATTGGGCTCACCATGTACGTCTCCGCCAACACCCTCAAGGCGCTTCCCCCGGCGGGGAAGAAGGTGCGCCTTTACGGTCACCTCTATGTCAAGGAAGAGGTACTGCAGCTCTTCGGTTTCCGCGATCGCCGGGAAAGACAGATCTTCCTGCACCTTCTGGGGGTCACCGGCATAGGTCCCCGGGCGGCCATGGCCTTGCTCTCCGCCTACGACCCCGATACCCTGGTGCGCCTGGTGGCCACCGGCGACCTGGAGGCCCTTACCGCTGTTCCCGGGGTGGGAAAGAAAAGTGGGCAGCGCATCATTCTGGAGCTCAAGGACAAGCTGGCACCCCTGGCCGGAGACCTGGCCACGGTGGTAGCCGGCCCGGAGGGAGGGGACCTCCTGCGGGAAGCCCGCGATGCCCTTAAGGGACTTGGCTACACCGCCGCGGAGGCCGGCCGCGCCCTGGAGGGGTACCGTTCCGACAACCCGAGGCTGGAGGACATGATCAAGTACGCCCTGCGGCGGCTGGGAGGTCAGGAGAGCTGA
- a CDS encoding epoxyqueuosine reductase QueH, producing the protein MPERKLLLDTCCGPCALVAQRLLDTAGRRVHYLFYNPNIHPYREYRNRLETFEELMAVTGSEYTVLAYEPEEWLRAVAFREESRCEICYRLRLRRAADFALEEGMEALSTTLFASPHQDHALLELLGTSIARSRGLEFVVWDGREVYREVLSEARGRGMYTQPYCGCLLSERERYDRSLRERLKAAEERSPATGEGPNGSPDRGRA; encoded by the coding sequence ATGCCCGAGCGAAAACTGCTCCTGGATACCTGTTGCGGGCCCTGCGCCCTGGTGGCGCAGCGCCTCTTGGATACCGCGGGCCGCAGGGTTCACTATCTCTTCTACAATCCCAACATCCACCCCTACCGCGAATACAGGAACCGGCTGGAAACCTTTGAGGAGCTCATGGCGGTGACGGGCTCGGAATACACCGTCCTGGCCTACGAGCCGGAGGAGTGGCTGAGGGCGGTGGCCTTCCGGGAGGAGAGCCGGTGCGAGATCTGTTACCGGCTGCGCCTGAGGCGGGCGGCGGATTTCGCCCTGGAGGAGGGGATGGAAGCCCTTTCCACCACCCTCTTCGCCAGCCCTCACCAGGACCACGCCCTGCTGGAACTCCTGGGCACTTCCATAGCCCGCAGCCGGGGCCTGGAGTTCGTGGTGTGGGACGGCAGGGAGGTCTATCGCGAGGTGCTCTCGGAAGCCCGGGGGAGGGGCATGTACACCCAGCCCTACTGCGGTTGCCTCCTGAGCGAGCGCGAGAGGTACGATCGTTCCCTCCGGGAGAGGTTGAAGGCTGCAGAAGAGAGGTCGCCGGCGACGGGCGAGGGCCCGAACGGGAGCCCGGATCGCGGGAGGGCGTAA
- the secD gene encoding protein translocase subunit SecD, with protein sequence MKTGRSLWMLAVVALVLVAMYVPILVGGYGPRLGLDLQGGISVTLQALGEADGAKMEKAAEIVRRRVNALGLTEPVVAPQGNNRVLVQIPGEQDPDRVLKIIGSTAQLQFREVLEIIYPGSENYETTEVTAVNPDDPEAYQALKDQEIVLEKEGKNGERLKVRLGPTRLTGDIIDTADAAVDQERGGYKIVFQLTSEAAPEFATLTKELLGKQLAIVLDYNLESFPTVQSEITDGRGEITGDFTREEARDLALVLKMGALPVEFDPNPLVENVSATLGRDSLRRGLIAGLVGLVLVAVFMLAVYRLLGIVTCFSLVFFGLLMFGIISLLGRYLHWSLTLAGIAGVVVSIGISADSSVVFFERLKEEVREGKSVRSSADRAYRSAFRTIVAADAATFITAFILWILAMGPVKGFAFTLGLATLLDVFISYFFTHHAVSLLSRLKAYNRPRLVGVGKEVLGGEG encoded by the coding sequence GTGAAGACCGGAAGGTCCCTGTGGATGCTAGCGGTGGTGGCCCTGGTCCTGGTGGCCATGTACGTGCCCATCCTGGTGGGGGGGTACGGACCGCGGCTGGGCCTCGACCTGCAGGGCGGCATCAGCGTGACCCTGCAGGCGCTGGGGGAGGCGGATGGGGCCAAGATGGAGAAGGCCGCCGAGATCGTCCGGCGCCGGGTGAACGCCCTGGGCCTCACGGAACCGGTGGTGGCGCCGCAGGGAAACAACCGGGTCCTGGTCCAGATCCCCGGGGAACAGGACCCCGACCGGGTGCTCAAGATCATCGGCAGCACCGCCCAGCTCCAGTTCCGTGAGGTCCTGGAGATCATCTACCCGGGGAGCGAGAACTACGAGACCACGGAGGTCACCGCGGTCAACCCCGATGACCCGGAGGCCTACCAGGCCCTCAAGGACCAGGAGATCGTCCTGGAGAAGGAGGGAAAAAACGGGGAGAGGCTGAAGGTGCGTCTGGGGCCCACCCGCCTCACCGGGGACATCATCGACACCGCGGACGCCGCCGTGGACCAGGAACGGGGAGGCTACAAGATCGTTTTCCAGCTCACCTCGGAGGCGGCCCCGGAGTTCGCCACCCTCACCAAGGAGCTGCTGGGAAAGCAGCTGGCCATCGTCCTGGACTACAACCTGGAGTCCTTTCCCACCGTGCAGTCGGAAATAACCGACGGCCGGGGGGAGATAACCGGCGACTTCACCCGCGAGGAGGCCCGGGACCTGGCCCTGGTCCTCAAGATGGGCGCCCTCCCGGTGGAGTTCGACCCCAATCCCCTGGTGGAGAACGTCAGCGCCACCCTGGGGCGGGATTCCCTCCGACGGGGGCTCATCGCCGGGCTGGTGGGCCTGGTCCTGGTGGCCGTGTTCATGCTCGCTGTCTACCGGCTGCTGGGCATCGTCACCTGCTTCTCCCTGGTGTTCTTCGGACTCCTCATGTTCGGGATAATCTCCCTCCTGGGGCGCTACCTACACTGGTCCCTGACCCTGGCGGGCATCGCCGGCGTGGTGGTCTCCATCGGCATCTCTGCCGACTCCAGCGTGGTCTTCTTCGAGAGGCTCAAGGAGGAGGTGCGGGAGGGAAAGTCCGTGCGCTCCTCGGCGGACCGCGCTTACAGGTCCGCCTTCCGCACCATCGTGGCCGCGGACGCGGCCACCTTCATTACCGCCTTCATCCTCTGGATACTGGCCATGGGCCCGGTTAAGGGCTTCGCCTTCACCCTGGGGCTGGCCACCCTTCTGGACGTGTTCATCTCCTACTTCTTCACCCACCACGCCGTTTCCCTGCTCTCCAGACTGAAGGCCTACAACCGGCCGCGCCTTGTGGGGGTGGGGAAGGAAGTCCTGGGGGGTGAGGGCTGA